A single genomic interval of Arachis duranensis cultivar V14167 chromosome 7, aradu.V14167.gnm2.J7QH, whole genome shotgun sequence harbors:
- the LOC107459445 gene encoding uncharacterized protein LOC107459445 produces MEKNQAAAIHTQPSPQGELDIEKGVIWEEANYFGNSSRQVHDPYSKTYNPGWRNHPNFGWENQQNQGQNHKPHNSNQYTYQQSNPRSYQHPYNNSSQPPYQTQNNHSQQPNSNQPSPHDDDRMSKIKAMFANLCKESQEMKNFKEEVRAKKNPRGETKKIKWEECKVINLSSEEVLEEDTSKPTEHSRGISQGNLEEKEQRNGHVQGNEPKRREILKPYVPKAPIPQRLRGGEKEKSYSRFLDMFASLNVNIPFIKTLQQMPTYIKCMNELLTKKGTLKVGQTMIMNKECSALIKKDLPLKKKDLGSFHIPCAIGDTRIDRGFCDLGASINVMPLPLMKRLQINELKSTDVVIQLADKTQKQAEGVVENVLVKVGNYFLSTDFVVLDMEESHLHPIILGRPFLATARALIDVQQGELILRIYDEHLIFHVFKPTPKSEPEPKELKDDHSKVCLEESNSEPETGPLKQSLVNKQEFQGIQQPRESKEELKPQESGRAVNKDFPNTRVNGALMEKEKRVLKKLPRGWRNKKIPT; encoded by the exons ATGGAGAAGAATCAGGCTGCAGCCATCCATACTCAACCATCACCTCAAGGAGAGTTGGACATAGAAAAAGGAGTTATCTGGGAGGAAGCCAATTACTTTGGGAATTCATCTAGGCAAGTTCATGATCCATACTCAAAAACCTATAACCCTGGttggaggaaccacccaaactttgggtgggaaaACCAACAAAACCAAGGCCAAAACCACAAACCTCATAATTCCAACCAGTACACCTACCAACAATCCAATCCAAGATCATATCAACATCCATATAATAATTCTTCCCAGCCACCATACCAAACCCAAAATAACCACTCTCAACAACCTAATTCCAACCAACCATCGCCACATGATGATGATAGAATGTCCAAAATTAAAGCTATGTTTGCCAATCTTTGCAAGGAGTCTCAAGAAATGAAAAATTTCAAGGAGGAGGTGAGAGCTA AAAAGAACCCAAGAGGAGAGACCAAGAAGATAAagtgggaagaatgcaaggtaaTCAATTTAAGCAGTGAAGAGGTCCTAGAGGAAGATACCAGCAAGCCAACGGAGCATAGCCGAGGCATTTCCCAGGgaaatttggaggaaaaagaacaaagaaatgGACATGTACAAGGGAACGAACCAAAAAGGAGGGAAATTCTGAAACCTTACGTGCCAAAGGCACCAATTCCCCAGAGACTCAGGGGAGGTGAGAAAGAGAAGTCATACTCAAGATTCTTAGATATGTTTGCATCCCTCAATGTCAATATACCCTTCATCAAAACTCTCCAACAGATGCCTACTTACATCAAGTGCATGAATGAGTTGCTGACCAAGAAAGGAACCTTGAAAGTGGGACAAACAATGATAATGaataaggaatgtagtgccctCATCAAGAAGGATTTACCTCTGAAGAAAAAAGATTTGGGGAGCTTTCATATCCCCTGTGCCATAGGAGATACAAGGATTGATAGAGGATTCTGTGATCTAGGAGCCAGCATAAATGTGATGCCTCTACCTCTTATGAAGAGGCTGCAAATCAATGAACTGAAATCCACAGATGTAGTCATCCAATTGGCCGATAAGACTCAGAAACAAGCTGAAGGAGTAGTCGAGAATGTATTGGTCAAAGTAGGAAATTACTTTCTTTCCACTGACTTTGTTGTTCTGGACATGGAAGAAAGTCACCTCCATCCAATCATCCTGGGGAGACCATTTTTAGCCACTGCTAGAGCGCTCATCGATGTGCAACAAGGAGAGTTAATACTGAGAATATATGATGAACATCTCATCTTCCATGTTTTCAAACCCACACCTAAATCTGAGCCAGAACCTAAAGAGCTGAAGGATGATCACAGCAAAGTGTGCCTAGAGGAAAGCAACAGTGAACCAGAAACAGGACCCCTGAAACAATCCTTGGTGAACAAGCAAGAATTTCAAGGGATACAGCAACCAAGGGAGtccaaggaagagttgaagccACAAGAATCAGGAAGAGCAGTTAACAAGGACTTCCCAAACACAAGAGTCAATGGAGCACTAatggaaaaagagaaaagagtttTGAAGAAATTGCCAAGGGGATGGAGAAATAAGAAGATTCCTACATAA